The DNA region CGCATTTCCTATCGGTATCGGCCTGGCGCTTGTTGTGGGCGCTATCAGTAGTTACATTATCTCTCCCAAGGGAAATTCTTTTCTTCTCTTCGGCGGCATCGCACTCGTGGTGACCGCTATTGTGTTCGACGCCATAGCCTATAGGCTGCGTGAAACAGAACGCACTGCAATGAGTCGTCGCGGCATCATCATTAGTTTGATCGCGGGACTTTTGATGGGTACCTTCTATCCCTTCGTTTCGAAGGCAATGACGGGAGAAGGTACACCGGGTCCATATGCCATCCTGCTGTTCTTCGTTATCGGGGTATCGATTTGCGCTATTCCTGTGAACTATCTCCTCATGCGATTTCCCCTTGATGGCCAAGAGCCGGCCTCCATGCGGAGCTATTGGCGAGCGCCCGGTATCTGGCATCTCTGGGGTGCTCTAGGTGGTGCGATCTGGTGTACAGGAGCGATGGCCAATTTCGTGGCATCGCAGGCCAACATCGTAGGCCCCGCCGTCTCGTATTCCATTGGACAAGGCGCCACGATGATTTCAGCTTGTTGGGGCGTATTTGTCTGGCGCGAATTCAGTGCAGCTCCAGCTCGATCAAAAAGCAGTCTGAAATGGATGTTCATCTTTTTTCTCTGTGGGTTGACCGCGGTCGCTTGTGCTCCGATCTTTCCATAACCCCTTTATCCCTTTGAGGAGAATGCAATTGTCTGCGAAAAAACCAATTGTTGTTGTCGGCAGCATCAATACAGACCTGGTGGCGGTTGCTAAGAGAATTCCTGTAATAGGCGAGACCGTCATTGGATCGGACTTTCAGATTCATCCGGGTGGAAAAGGCGCAAATCAGGCCGTCGCTGTGGCCCGGCTCGGGTATCCTGTACGACTCATCGGGCGCGTGGGGAATGATACGTTCGGCGCGGAACTGAGAAGTCATCTCGAGAATGCAGGAGTTGATATAGCTGGAGTTTCCATGAGCGATGGTGCTTCCGGCGTAGCCGTGATCGTAGTTTCGGAACACGGGGAAAATAGCATTGTCCTCGCTCCGGGCGCCAATTTTAAGGTCATTCCCGAAGACCTTGATGCAAACATCTCAATGCTGAGAAGTGCCGGAATGGTTTTGGCGCAGCTTGAGATCCCAGTCGAAACTGTTGAGTACCTGGCTCGAATCTGTGCGCGGGAGAATGTGCCTCTGATTCTTGACCCGGCGCCAGCGAAGGATCTGCCGCCGCACATCTTCAAAGCTGTTACGTGGTTTACCCCGAACCAGACAGAAGCAGCTTTCTACTTTGAAAAGAAGCACGCTGGTGCCAATGAGCCAATGCCTGCTGAGATGGCAAAGGCGTTCCTAGCCAATGGGTGTCGAGGAACCGTTCTTAAAATGGGCGCTCTTGGAACCTATCTGGCATCGCAGGAAGGCATTGGCAGTCTGGTTCCCGCGTTCTCTGTCAATGCGATCGATACGACGGCTGCAGGCGATGCGTTCAACGCGGGCTTCGCAACCGCGCTCATGTTGGGCAAGTCTCCTTTGGACAGTGCAAGTTTTGCCGCCGCGGTTGCCGCTATCTCTGTGACGCGAAGAGGAGCTCAGCCCTCAATGCCCAGTATGGCTGAAGTAGAGAAGTTCATAAACGCCAATCTCATCGAGACTGCGAGTGAACTTGCGTAACGATAGTTTGCTTTTGATCTACATAGATACGGCCCTCACCTTCTTCGTGTCGGCCAATAAACCATCCGAACTCATCTGCACGAAAGGAACTACGAAATGAAAGCTGAATTCCGAACGATGTGGTGTACCGCAGGCCTCTCTCTTCTCGCTGCTCTCTGCGCTGCGCAAGCCAATGCGCAGTTTGGAAATCCTCAAGGGCAACTTATTCTTGCGCCACCGTGCCTGGCAACGGGACCTATCATGCGGCCAGGGGCTGCTGCTTGTACTCCGTCGACTCATCGCGACTGGCTCGCCGACAATACGCATTGGCGTACTGAACGTCGCATCCGTATCGGCTACGATGGATTCCGCTACGCGCTGCCCCAGCTTCAATGGGCGCAACATAGCTTCATACAGCCACAGATGATGGTGCATGATCGCTATTTCTACGACCCAGTCGCAGGTAAATACACTGTAGATCGGTATCTCGACGATTTGGAGAAACGCTACGGTGGCATCGATGCCGTACTCATTTGGGCGGTTTATCCCAACGTAGGCATGGACGAGCGAAACCAGCTTGACATGGTTCGCTCCATGCCAGGCGGTGTCGAGGGCGTGAAGCGCATGGTGGCGGATTTTCATCGCCGCGGCGTGAAAGTTTTGTTTCCCATGATGATGTGGGACCAGGGAACGAAAGGCCCGGGAACCGACTGGCCGACGGCGTTTGCGGAATTCATGAAAGAGATCGATGCTGACGGGGTCAATGGCGACACGCAGGACGGCGTGCCTCAGGCATTCTCTCTGGCGGCTGAGAAGGCCGGCCATCCATTGGCGTTTGAGCCGGAGGGCGGACCAAGCGATGAAGCTCTTGCATGGAATGTCCTCACCTGGGGCCAGTACCAATACACATTCGCTCCCGGGGTCGACAAGTACCGCTGGCTTGAACCGCGTCACCAGGTCAATATTCAAGGCCGCTGGGACCGCGATAAAACCAATGCTCTGCAGTACGCCTTCTTTAACGGAGAAGGTTGGGAGAGCTGGGAAAACGTCTGGGGTATCTGGAACGGTGTTACTCCACGCGACGCAGAGGCAACGCGTCGCGTGGCAACCATCGAGCGTGCCGTGGCTCCGTTTTTCGCGAGCGAGGGATGGGAGCCGTACTACCCAATGCTGAGATACGGTGTCTTCTCCAGCCGCTGGCCGCTGGCCGACCAGACGGTATGGACCATCGTGAACCGCAACGAATACAACGCCGAGGGAAATCAGATGACGACACCCTACAAGCAGGGCATGCGTTACTTCGATCTCTATCATGGCGTGGAACTCAAGCCTGAAATAAAAGGCGATGAGGCAGTACTCTCGTTTTCAACCGAAGCTCATGGCTATGGAGCAATCGTCGCGACCAACGGCGAACTGGATCCGAAGCTGAAAGGGCTGATGGGAAAGATGAAAGAGATGACTGCCAAACCTTTGTCCAGCTATTCGCATGAGTGGCAGTTCCTGCCGCAGCAGATGGTAGAGATCGCACCTTCGACGCGTGCCGCATCCGCACCCGAAGGAATGGTTCGCATCGAAGGTGCCGATTACCTGTTCCGTGTGCAGGGAATCGAGATTGAGGGGAGCAACGATGTTGGGGTTGATGTTCAGTATGCATGGGAAGACAGCCCTCGTCGCTTTCATGAACACTTTGTACAGATCAAGCCCTTTTTCATGGATAAGTACCCGGTGACCAATGCAGAGTTCAAGAAATTTCTCGATGCTACGCACTATCAACCCAAAGACAGTCTCAACTTCCTCAAGGACTGGAAGGATGGTTCCTATCCCGATGGATGGGCCAACAAGCCGGTCACCTGGGTGTCAATCGAAGACGCACGTGAGTATGCAAAATGGGCAGGGAAGCGGCTTCCTCACGAGTGGGAGTGGCAGTACGCTGCGCAAGGTAACGATGGACGCACGTTTCCCTGGGGCAACTGCGATTGGCTCGGAGGCTCGCGAGGCGGAGGTCCGAGTGGCTGCCCCGCAGATGCCAAGACTCTGGCACCGGTTCAGGACAACGGCCGCACGCTGCCTCTTCCCAGCGATGTCGATGCGCATCCCCAAGGAGCAAGTCCTTTCGGCGTGATGGACATGGTCGGAAATGTATGGCAATGGACCGACGAATATCTGGATGACCATACCCGCGCCGCTATTATTCGCGGAGGCAGCCACTATCGCCCAGCCGGTTCGCTCTGGTACTTCCCGGAGGCGTACAGAAACGATCAGCACGGCAAGTTGCTGTTGATGGCTCCCAGCATCGATCGCTCCGGCACGCTCGGCTTCCGGTGTGTGAAAGATGCGCAATGAAAGGAGCACGAGCAGAGCCTGATGCCCCGACGATGGCGCATCGGAAGGATGCGCTGGATATCCAGCTCATATATTGACCGGTGCGAATTGCCACGGTGGCTCAGGACTGCATGTACAAGGAGGCTGTAGTGAAAAAGATCGGAACAGACCGTCGCACGTTTCTGAGGACCGCGGCGCCGCCGCTGACGCTGAAGTCTTAGGAGCGTTGCAAGTGGCAAGTGCAACAACTCCAAGCAATGCGACGTCCGAGGAGATAGTTAAAAATAGACCCTCGGCGCGCCTCCTGATAGCAACAAGTAAAAGGATTTAGACAATGCTCAAGGGAATTTCACCTGTTGTTAGTCCAGAGCTACTGAAGCTCTTATGCGAGATGGGGCATGGAGATGAACTGGTCCTTGCCGACTCTAACTTTCCTGGAGCCAGCATGGCTAAGCGGCTGCTTCGCTCCGAGGGGCTCTCGGTTACTGATATTCTCGAAGGAATTGCACCTCTATTTCCTTTTGAGACCTGCGGAGATTCGTTGGTCATGATAACGGTAGATGCCCACAAGAAATTCGACCCCGCTGTCGAAGCCGATTTCATTAATGTGATTCGACGCTATGATCCATCAGTACCAGCGCCAATCCGGATTGATCGTTTCGCATTTTATGAACGCGCTCGAAATGCGTTCGGAGTTCTAATGACTGGAGAGACCCGCCTGTATGGATGTCTAATCATCAAGAAGGGTGTAATTGAAATTGCTCCGTAAGATCGGGCTGACTGAAGTGAAGATGCTAGCCGGGCAGGCCAGTCACAGCTATACGTGAATCGGCCCGGGATTCTGCCAACCATAGTCAAGAATCGCTTGCCCCACGATCTTGCCGGCCCTCGCCGCATCTTCTGCTTCGACCGAACCGGCATTCAGCCGCACGACGTTGTTTGGGCCGGGGGCAATGAAGAAGGGTTCACCATCAGCGATGCGAACTCCAGCAGCTGCGCTACGCTCCTGAATATGTTTGGAATCGACACCAGGGGGTAGCTGAACCCACACATTGACACCATCAGGACCGGACCAGCAGCCACCACCAAGTGGCGCTACGATCTGATTCAAAGCGGAGCATGCGCTTTGCCGACGATCGCGGTAAGCATCGCTCGTTTTCTTCAAGACCATGTTTACCTCGTCCGTTTGTAATGTCCGTGCAAGAACTCGCTGAAGCAACCGCGAACTCCAGCCATCGGCGAATGTTTTGGCTTCCGACAGCGGTTCTCGTATGAAGGTGCGCGCGACGGCTGCTGCCATCCTCAGATCCGGAGCTATTGATTTCGAAAATGAGCGGACATGCAAAACCCGATTCTCTAACTCAGGAATGGATAGCAGCGAGCCCGGTTTGGTAGTGGCAATACCAGCGACCTGGTCATCCTCTACGATGATCGCGTCAGGATGAGCCTTCAATACGTCGGACAGCTCAGATAAACGCTCAGCCGACCACGAAGCGCCGGTTGGATTGTGACCACGCGGCGTTAAAATCACCAGCTTTGCGCCACCTCGTAAGGCCGTATCGAGCGAAGCCGGGATGGCGCCAAACCGGTCTACGGCAATTCCCAGCAGTCTGCCGCCGGCACGCTCCAAGGTGTCCATCAGGGTCGGATAACCAGGCTCCTCAACAGCGACCGACAACTTGGATTTTTCCGATTTCGCGCTTACGACTTCATAGATGAGAGCAAAAAACTGCTGTGCCGAACTACCAATGATCAGATCCTGAGTTCGCGCCGGAATGAGGTCGCCTTCCAGTATCGGAACCAGGACATCCGCCAAAGGCCGGACGGGTTCGGGACCGGCATATTGCAGATCGGCTGATGTGACTTCCTGAATGCAATCTTCCCAAGCCCGTCGGATAACTTCCAGTGGCAGCAGTTTCGCATCGGGCCGCCCTGTGCTACATTCCATCGCCGTTGGATACGTGGCGCGGAGTCGCGAGCTGGCGCGCATTAACGCATTTCGCCGCCAAGGGCTTCGAGTTTCCCTAAGAGTCAGCAGTGGCTGTGGGGTGCTGGCGCGAACCGGATTTGACGAATTCCGGCTTACATCCTGCCAGTCTGAAATAACGAATGTGCCGCGGCCCACTTCGGCCCGAACGAATTTGCGGCTTCCCAGGAGGTCGAACGCGGCGCTGATGGTTGTAGCGCTCACGCTCATGAGGCCGGAGAGTCGACGCACTGTGGGAAGGCGATCTCCCGAACTGAGCTCGCCTGCCCGTATCGCGCGTTCAAAAAAAGCAGCCAACTGTTCATAACGGGGCGGTCCGAACTCCTCAAACATAAATTGCCCTAGCTGTTCGATAGGCTTCGACATTCTCCAATTGTACTGGCATTGTTTTCCTAATTTAACACTATATTTTGTACTTGACACCTGAATATATCCAATATTAGTTTGTCATTGCTCTCTTATTGTACTTAATTTGTATTGCTAACAATGTAAGGGGACAATCGCTTTGACTGCGTCTTACTCCATCCTCGTCGTGGGAACTCTGGACACAAAGGGCAATGAGGTGCGGTTTCTGCGGGACCGCCTAATAGAGGCTGGACTTGCCGTAACAGTCGTTGACATCGGAGTTCTGGGACCTCCGCTCTTCCATGCGGATGTATCCCGCGAGGAAATAGCGTGGGCTGCGGGCGAAAGTATCACTCGGTTGGTCGCCGCCGAGGATCGTGGACGTGCAACTGCCACCATGCATAGAGGATTAGCGGCATGGGTGCGTGAACGCCGGGAGAGAGGGCTTCGAGAAGGAATGATGGCTATCGGAGGCTCGGCGGGAACAGCTATTGCCACCGCGGGAATGCGCGAGCTTCCGATCGGTGCTCCCAAATTGATGGTTTCAACGATGGCGTCTGGCGATGTACGGCCGTACGTCGGGACGTCCGATATTTGCATGATGTATTCGGTGGCCGACTTCACTGGTCTCAATAGTCTGACGTCCACCATTCTCGCGAATGCGGCAGAAGCGATGGCGGGGATGTGCGGACGCCGAGCACCTTTGCCGGAAGTGTCCAGCCGAACGTTGCTGGCAGCGACCATGTTTGGCAATACGACTCCCTGCGTGAACCGCGTCAAGGAGCTGCTGGAAGATCGCGGCTATGAGCTTCTGGTCTTTCACGCCACCGGAACCGGAGGACAGGCGATGGAACGTTTGGTCGTCGAGGGCTTCGTGAAAGGCGTTTTGGATATCACGACTACGGAGCTTGCGGATGAACTCGTAGGAGGCGTTCTGACCGCAGGGCCTCACCGGCTGGAGGCGGCGGGAAAAAGGGGTGTGCCCCAGGTCGTTTCCGTCGGAGCCCTGGATATGGTCAATTTTGGCGCACCCGAAACTGTACCGTCCAAATTTGCTGGCCGCCTCTTTTATCAGCACAACCCGGCGGTCACGCTTATGCGTACAACACCGGAGGAAAACCGGGAACTCGGCGAGATGTTGGCTCGGAAGTTAAATCAGGCGCAGGGGCCTGTTGTTTTAATGCTGCCGCTTCAGGGCATCTCCGGCATCGATTGTCTTGGCAAGCCGTTCTATGACCCGGTTGCCGATAAGAGCTTGTTCGATGCTCTCCATGCAAATGTCGGACCGAACGTAAAGCTCGTGGAGCTGGATCTGCACATCAACGACCCTGAGTTTGCGGAAGCAATTGCTGACCAGTTTTTGAAATGCACCGAAGCGTCATCAGGATTCAGTGTCGGTACTGCCGCGACACCAGGGGTCGGTGCATGAAGTATTTCGCCGGGTACTTCCTGGCTACGCAACGGCGTCACCGCTGCCGGACAGGCGGCGGGCTCAATTGGCTTTCTTCAAAGGGGACTTAGTGTAATGGGAAATAGCGGAACAGAGTTGACTCGAAAAGACTACCTGAAGCGGCTACAGAGGGCAGTAGCGGCGGGGACATCGATCGTCGGGGCGGGTGCGGGCACTGGAATTTCCGCCAAGTGCGCTGAGACAGGAGGCGCGGATCTCATCATCATTTATAACTCCGGTCGCTACCGGATGGCCGGACGAGGGTCGCTGGCGGGTCTTCTCGCTTATGGCGATGCCAACGCCATTGTCGTAAGTATGGCGAGCGAAGTTCTTCCAGTTGTGAACAACACTCCAGTGCTGGCCGGCGTAAACGGAACTGACCCATTTCGCATTATGCCGAGGTTTCTCAAAGAACTAAAGGAGATGGGATTCGCAGGAGTGCAGAACTTCCCGACCGTCGGCCTGATTGATGGAAACTTCCGCCAGAATCTCGAGGAGACTGGAATGGGATTCGGACTTGAAGTTGAGATGATTGCTGCCGCTCACAAACTGGATCTGTTGACTAGCCCTTATGTCTTCGACGAAGGGCAGGCACGCATCATGGTCGCGGCGGGCGCGGATATCGTCGTCGCACATATGGGGTTGACGACGAATGGCACAATCGGAGCCCAAACGGCGATGACTCTCGACCAAGCGGTCTCTCGGGTGCAATCGATTTGCGATGCGGCGAAATCGGTCCGTTCCGATGTGATCGTGCTGTGCCATGGCG from Acidobacteriota bacterium includes:
- a CDS encoding AcrB/AcrD/AcrF family protein, translating into MYQPETYGIALLFMILSMLCWGSWANSMKLCPGYRFQLLYWDFIVGLIGGAVLWGATLGSMGAVGRSFYTDIAHANMHSILLAMTGGAIFNVANLLLVAAIDIAGLAVAFPIGIGLALVVGAISSYIISPKGNSFLLFGGIALVVTAIVFDAIAYRLRETERTAMSRRGIIISLIAGLLMGTFYPFVSKAMTGEGTPGPYAILLFFVIGVSICAIPVNYLLMRFPLDGQEPASMRSYWRAPGIWHLWGALGGAIWCTGAMANFVASQANIVGPAVSYSIGQGATMISACWGVFVWREFSAAPARSKSSLKWMFIFFLCGLTAVACAPIFP
- the rbsK gene encoding ribokinase translates to MQLSAKKPIVVVGSINTDLVAVAKRIPVIGETVIGSDFQIHPGGKGANQAVAVARLGYPVRLIGRVGNDTFGAELRSHLENAGVDIAGVSMSDGASGVAVIVVSEHGENSIVLAPGANFKVIPEDLDANISMLRSAGMVLAQLEIPVETVEYLARICARENVPLILDPAPAKDLPPHIFKAVTWFTPNQTEAAFYFEKKHAGANEPMPAEMAKAFLANGCRGTVLKMGALGTYLASQEGIGSLVPAFSVNAIDTTAAGDAFNAGFATALMLGKSPLDSASFAAAVAAISVTRRGAQPSMPSMAEVEKFINANLIETASELA
- a CDS encoding SUMF1/EgtB/PvdO family nonheme iron enzyme, with the protein product MWCTAGLSLLAALCAAQANAQFGNPQGQLILAPPCLATGPIMRPGAAACTPSTHRDWLADNTHWRTERRIRIGYDGFRYALPQLQWAQHSFIQPQMMVHDRYFYDPVAGKYTVDRYLDDLEKRYGGIDAVLIWAVYPNVGMDERNQLDMVRSMPGGVEGVKRMVADFHRRGVKVLFPMMMWDQGTKGPGTDWPTAFAEFMKEIDADGVNGDTQDGVPQAFSLAAEKAGHPLAFEPEGGPSDEALAWNVLTWGQYQYTFAPGVDKYRWLEPRHQVNIQGRWDRDKTNALQYAFFNGEGWESWENVWGIWNGVTPRDAEATRRVATIERAVAPFFASEGWEPYYPMLRYGVFSSRWPLADQTVWTIVNRNEYNAEGNQMTTPYKQGMRYFDLYHGVELKPEIKGDEAVLSFSTEAHGYGAIVATNGELDPKLKGLMGKMKEMTAKPLSSYSHEWQFLPQQMVEIAPSTRAASAPEGMVRIEGADYLFRVQGIEIEGSNDVGVDVQYAWEDSPRRFHEHFVQIKPFFMDKYPVTNAEFKKFLDATHYQPKDSLNFLKDWKDGSYPDGWANKPVTWVSIEDAREYAKWAGKRLPHEWEWQYAAQGNDGRTFPWGNCDWLGGSRGGGPSGCPADAKTLAPVQDNGRTLPLPSDVDAHPQGASPFGVMDMVGNVWQWTDEYLDDHTRAAIIRGGSHYRPAGSLWYFPEAYRNDQHGKLLLMAPSIDRSGTLGFRCVKDAQ
- the fucU gene encoding L-fucose mutarotase, whose translation is MLKGISPVVSPELLKLLCEMGHGDELVLADSNFPGASMAKRLLRSEGLSVTDILEGIAPLFPFETCGDSLVMITVDAHKKFDPAVEADFINVIRRYDPSVPAPIRIDRFAFYERARNAFGVLMTGETRLYGCLIIKKGVIEIAP
- a CDS encoding PLP-dependent aminotransferase family protein is translated as MSKPIEQLGQFMFEEFGPPRYEQLAAFFERAIRAGELSSGDRLPTVRRLSGLMSVSATTISAAFDLLGSRKFVRAEVGRGTFVISDWQDVSRNSSNPVRASTPQPLLTLRETRSPWRRNALMRASSRLRATYPTAMECSTGRPDAKLLPLEVIRRAWEDCIQEVTSADLQYAGPEPVRPLADVLVPILEGDLIPARTQDLIIGSSAQQFFALIYEVVSAKSEKSKLSVAVEEPGYPTLMDTLERAGGRLLGIAVDRFGAIPASLDTALRGGAKLVILTPRGHNPTGASWSAERLSELSDVLKAHPDAIIVEDDQVAGIATTKPGSLLSIPELENRVLHVRSFSKSIAPDLRMAAAVARTFIREPLSEAKTFADGWSSRLLQRVLARTLQTDEVNMVLKKTSDAYRDRRQSACSALNQIVAPLGGGCWSGPDGVNVWVQLPPGVDSKHIQERSAAAGVRIADGEPFFIAPGPNNVVRLNAGSVEAEDAARAGKIVGQAILDYGWQNPGPIHV
- a CDS encoding Tm-1-like ATP-binding domain-containing protein; amino-acid sequence: MALTASYSILVVGTLDTKGNEVRFLRDRLIEAGLAVTVVDIGVLGPPLFHADVSREEIAWAAGESITRLVAAEDRGRATATMHRGLAAWVRERRERGLREGMMAIGGSAGTAIATAGMRELPIGAPKLMVSTMASGDVRPYVGTSDICMMYSVADFTGLNSLTSTILANAAEAMAGMCGRRAPLPEVSSRTLLAATMFGNTTPCVNRVKELLEDRGYELLVFHATGTGGQAMERLVVEGFVKGVLDITTTELADELVGGVLTAGPHRLEAAGKRGVPQVVSVGALDMVNFGAPETVPSKFAGRLFYQHNPAVTLMRTTPEENRELGEMLARKLNQAQGPVVLMLPLQGISGIDCLGKPFYDPVADKSLFDALHANVGPNVKLVELDLHINDPEFAEAIADQFLKCTEASSGFSVGTAATPGVGA
- a CDS encoding phosphoenolpyruvate hydrolase family protein gives rise to the protein MGNSGTELTRKDYLKRLQRAVAAGTSIVGAGAGTGISAKCAETGGADLIIIYNSGRYRMAGRGSLAGLLAYGDANAIVVSMASEVLPVVNNTPVLAGVNGTDPFRIMPRFLKELKEMGFAGVQNFPTVGLIDGNFRQNLEETGMGFGLEVEMIAAAHKLDLLTSPYVFDEGQARIMVAAGADIVVAHMGLTTNGTIGAQTAMTLDQAVSRVQSICDAAKSVRSDVIVLCHGGPIAEPDDVEFVLSRTHSVAGFFGASSVERLPAEQAITAQVRKFKATARREHNFDRLPEVSANSSSNKF